The region CGTTACGCAGGATGGTGAAGGGGACGCCGGATGCGACGAGCGCCTCCTCGGTCGACTTGTGCTCGGGTGCGAGCACCAACGCCGACGTCGTGGCGGCCGGCGCGCTCGTGTAGACGATGCGCGCGACGCCGGCCTCTTTCGCCGCGGCGATCACGGTGGCGTGCTGGCTGGCGCGCTGCCCGACCTCGCTCCCCGAGACGAGTAGCAGCGTGTCACCCGGCCTGACCACGGCCGCGACCGTCTCGGGCTTGGTGTAGTCGAGCTCGGCGACGGTGACGCCGCGTGCGGCGAAGTCGGCGAGCTTACCGACCGAGCGCCCGGTAGCGACGATGTCGGTGGCCGCGGTACCGCGGGCGAGGAGGGATTCGACGACGAGGCGTCCGAGCTGGCCGGTTGCACCGGTGATGACGAGAGACATGGTGTCCTTTCGGGTTGGTACCTACGAGAACCGGGGCTCGCCACGATACATTCCTCGGCGAGTGTACCCACTTTCAGGTAAGTTACCCACATGGACGTAAGTATGATGCACAACCTCACCGGCTTCGGCTTCACGGCCGGAGTGCTGCCCGCCAACTGCCCATCCCGAACCGTGCTCGACCACGTCACGAGCAAGTGGGGCGTCCTCGTGCTGATCGCCCTCTCACAGCAGTCGCTGCGCTGGGGCGAACTACGCCGCACCATCGAGGGCATCAGCGAGAAGATGCTCGCCTCGACCCTGCGCACCCTCGAGGCCGACGGGCTCGTGCTGCGGGAGGCACAACCGACGATCCCGCCGCGCGTCGACTACAGCCTCACCCCGCTCGGCCGCGAACTGGCCGACCGTCTGCTGCCGCTGATGGGCTGGATCGCCGACAACGCCGACGAGATCGTCGCCGGCCCGCAGCGGGCACAATAGGACGATGACCGCCACCGCCCTCCCCCGCATCGTCGTTGTCGCCACGGGAGGCACGATTGCCGGTTCCGCGGCATCGACGACCGACACCACGGGGTACCGGGCCGGCACGAGCGGGGTCGACGCCCTGATCGACGCGGTCCCAGAGGCGCGCTCGCTCGCCGACCTCAGGGGCGAACAGTTCGCCAGCATCGATTCGTCGGATGTCACGGACGAGGTACTCCTCGCGCTGGCCCGCCGCGTCGACGCGCTGCTCGCATCGCCCGAGGTCGACGGCGTCGTGGTCACCCACGGCACCGACACGCTCGAGGAGTCCGCCTACTTCCTGCACCTCGTGCTCGACTCCGCCAAACCCGTGGTGTTCACGGGCGCGATGCGGCCGGCCAGCGCACTCAGCGCAGACGGGCCGCTGAATTTCTACGCGGCGGTCGCCGCGGCATCCGCCCCCGCCAGCATCGGCCAGGGCGTCCTCGTCGTGCTCAACGACGAGATCCACTCCGCGCGCGACGTGTCCAAGTCGACGAGCCTGCGCGTCGACTCGTTCGCGTCCGCCTACGGTCCGCTCGGGGTGGTCGTCGGCGGCCGCGTGCTCTACTACCGCGCGGTCGTCCGCCCGCACACGACCGCGACCGAGTTCCGCCTTGGCGCCGTCGACGCCCTGCCCAAGGCCGCGGTCGTCTACGCCCACTCCGGTCTCGACGACTCGGTGGGCGAGTTGCTGGCCGCGGCACGCTACGCCGTGATCGTGCACGCCGGCTTCGGCAACGGAACCGTCTCCACCCGCATGATCGAGCCTCTCGAGTCCGCCCGCCTCGCCGGCAGCATCGTCGTGCGCGCCACCCGCACGGGCAGCGGCCACGTCACGGCCGTCGGCGCGAGCCGCGCCGAGGTGAACGGCTGGATCTCGGTCGACGACCAGAACCCTCAGCGCGCCCGCATCCTCGCCTGCCTCGCCCTGACCGTCACGCGCGACCACGACGAGATCCAGCGCATCTTCGACACCTACTAGTCTCTCCAGAAACAGCCAGCGTCAGACAAAGGAGTCTTATGCCGCAGCAGCAATCCGACGCGATCGTGATCGGCGCGGGCCTCGCCGGCCTGGTCGCCACGGCCGAACTCGTGGCGGCGGGAAAGACCGTCACGGTGCTCGAGCAGGAGCCGGAGTCGAACTTCGGCGGCCAGGCCTGGTGGTCGTTCGGCGGGCTGTTCCTCATCGATTCGCCCGAACAGCGACGCATGGGGATCCGCGACTCGCTCGAGCTCGCCCGGCAGGACTGGCTGGGCTCCGCCGGCTTCGACCGCGAGAACGACCGCTGGCCGAGGCGCTGGGCCGAGGCCTACCTGCAGTTTGCCGCGGGCGAGAAGCGCGCCTGGCTGCGGGAGCGCGGCGTGAGCTTCTTCCCTGTCGTCGGCTGGGCCGAACGGGGCGGCTACACGGCGAACGGGCACGGCAACTCCGTGCCCCGCTTCCACATCACCTGGGGCACGGGGCCGGGCGTCGTCGAACCGTTCGCGCGGGCGGTGCGGGAGGGCGTCGACCGCGGGCTCGTGACGCTGCGGTTCCGCCACCGGGTCGACGGTCTCGTGGTGACCGACGGCGCGGTGGTCGGGGCGCGCGGCGCGTTGCTCGCACCCGACCCCGCCGCCCGCGGCGTGGCGAGCAACCGGGACGTCGTCGGCGACTTCGAACTGCACGCGGGCGCGACGATCGTGACGAGCGGGGGCATCGGCGGCAACCACGAGCTCGTGCGCGAACTCTGGCCGGCCGACCTGGGCGCACCGCCGCAGCACATGCTGAGCGGGGTGCCCGCCCACGTCGACGGCCGCATGCTGACCATTGCCGACGAGGCCGGCGCGCACCTGGTCAACGGCGACCGCATGTGGCACTACGTCGAGGGCATCACGAACTACGACCCGGTGTGGGCGCGGCACGGGATACGCATCCTCCCCGGGCCGTCGAGCCTGTGGTTGGATGCCACGGGCAAACGCCTGCCGGTGCCGCTGTTTCCCGGCTTCGACTCGCTCGGAACGCTGCGGCACCTGCGCACCACGGGCTACGACCACTCCTGGTTCATCCTGACCCAGTCCATCATCGAGAAGGAGTTCGCGCTCTCGGGCAGCGAACAGAACCCCGACCTCACCGGCAAGAGCGTGCGGGAGCTCGCGAAACAGCGCCTGGGCAAGGGCGCCACCGGTCCCGTCGAGGCCTTCAAAGAAAAAGGGGTCGACTTCCACGTCGCCGACACGCTCGACGAGTTGCTCGCCATGATCGACGACGGGGTCATCGATCCCGCCCGGGTGAGACAGGAGGTCGAGTACCGCGACCGCCAGCTCGACAATCCGTTCTCGAAGGACGCGCAGGTCAACGACCTCCGGCAGGCGCGCAACTACCGCGGCGACAAGCTCATCCGCGTGGCTAAGCCACACAAGCTGCAGGACCCGAAGGCCGGGCCGCTCATCGCGGTGAAGCTGCACGTCGTCACGCGCAAGACGCTCGGCGGTATCGAGACGAATCTCGACGGGCAGGCCCTGCGGGGCGGCAGCGGCGACCCCGTTCCCGGACTGTTCGCGGCGGGCGAGGCGAGCGGCTTCGGGGGCGGCGGGATGCACGGGTACCGCTCGCTCGAGGGTACCTTCCTCGGCGGCTGCATCTTCAGCGGCCGAGAGGCGGGTCGGGCGGTCGCGCGCGGCTGAGCCGGGATTCGATAGGATTTGCGCACGACCCGAGGGAGCCTCATGACGGATGTCAACTCTTCACCGCCGCCCGCCGGCTGGTACCCCGACCCCGCGGGCAGTGACCGCACGCGCTGGTGGAACGGTTTCGGCTGGTCCGACACGTACGGCGAAACCGCGCCGGCGGCCGCACCCGTCGGGCACACGCCCCCTGCCGGCGACCTCGCCGCCTACGGCAGCTCGCCGTCACCCGCCTACGCGCCGGCCTATGGCAACGCCCCGGCCCACGCGAACGCCCCCGCCTACGGCGCCGAGGAACTCTCCGCGCCCGAGGGCACCTCGCCCTACACGCCCTTCATCTGGGCGCTGGCGGTGCTTCCCGTCGTCGGGCTGATCAGCAACATCTACACGCTCGTCAACTTCGACCAGATCCTGGCCGACTCCCTCGACCCGAACGCGCCCCTCGTCGCTCCCGTCGACATCGTGCAGGGCGCTATCGGTTGGGTGATGATCGGCCTCAGCGTGCTGTTGGGTGTGCTCGACTGGCGTGCGCTCAAAAACGCCGGGGTCCCCCGCCCGTTCCACTGGGCGTGGATCTTCTTCTCGGTGATCGGCGTGCCCGTCTACATGGTCGGTCGCTCGATCGTCGTGCGCCGTCGGGTCGGCTCCGGACTGGCTCCGATGGTGGTGAACCTCGCGCTCATCGTGGTCAACTTCGCGCTCGGCATCGTTGCCGCCGTGGTCGCGGTCGGCGCCGTGTTGGACTCCGGCATGGTGCCCTGACCCGAGGGGTGAATAGGCTGGCGACATGACCGACACAGGAATCGACCCGTCAGTGGCACCGAGCGGCTCCGGCTGCGTGGAGTGCGAGGCCGACGGCGGATGGTGGCTGCATCTGCGCCGGTGCGCGGCGTGCGGGCACATCGGCTGCTGCGACGACTCGCTAGGGAAGCACGGCACGGCGCACTGGCGCGAGACCGGACACCCGGTCATCCGCAGCTTCGAGCCCGGCGAGAGCTGGTTCTACGACTTCGACAGCCTCGAGACGTTCGAGGGGCCGCAACTCGCCGCGCCCGAGCACTACCCGCTCACCCAGTCGGCGCCAGGTCCGGCCGACCGGCTACCGGCCGACTGGCAGAGCCTGCTGCGCTGACGACCGTGGTCGTGCGCCGCGCGACCCTCTACTCTGCGACGGGCGTCGACGCGAGCATGCCGAGCATGTACTCGTAGAACCTGTCGCCGTCGACCTTCTCGATCGCCGTCACGTTGTTGTCGTCCGACTGCCAGTCGAACACGGTCGCGCCGCGGGTGATCGTGCCCTCGGTCTCGACCTCGAGCCGGTAGCGGCTCTCGGCGGTCACGTAGCCGCGGTCGATCGCGAGCAGCGCCGTGAGCGAGTCGCAGTGCGACGAGCCGGCGAGACCGACCCGCGTGTCGAAGTCGAAGGTCGCCTGATTGGCCCGCACGAAGAACCGCGCGAGCGGGGTGTCGAGCGCCGCGATGCGGTCGATGCGGCCCTGGTCGAACACGGCGTCGGTGATCGTCAGCGGGTCCCAGCTGATCACGACGACGTCGGCGAATCCGGCCGAGAAGACGATGTCGGCGGCCTCGGGGTCGACGTAGATGTTGTACTCGGCCGCCGGCGTGATGTTGCCGCGGGCGTTGATCGATCCGCCCATGACGTAGAGGCTGCCCACGTTGGCCGCGAACTCGGGATCTTTCCGCACGGCCAGCGCGATGTTCGTGAGCGGACCGATCGCGACGATGCGCAGTTCACCCTTGTGCTCGCGCGCGATGCGGATCATCGCGTCGACCGCGTGTTCTTCGGATGCCACGTGCCCGTCGTCAGGGCGCTTGAGCCCGCCCACGCCGTCGCCGTGCACGTCCTCCGCGCTCGCCCACGGGCGTTCGAGCGGGTCACGGGCGCCGAGGAACACCGGCACCTCGCCGAGGCGACCGGCGAGCCCGACCGTGAGGAAGGCGTTGTCGACCTGCTGGTCGAATCCGACGTTGCCGGCCACCATCGTGATGCCGCGCAGGTCGGCGCGCGGGTCGAGCAGGCCGACGAGCAGCGCGAAGCAGTCGTCTGCCGCGGTGTCGGTATCGATGAGGAGGGGAATCGGCACGGTTAGTCTTTCGTTAAGAGGGCAATCGGGATATCGTACCAGTTGGTACGAAGTCCCCCTCATTGCCGACGACGGTGTACCCCGCACGAGGCATACCCAGCCATGAAAGGCGAGCCTGTGCCCGACGAACGCGAGCGACTGCTGCGCCTTACCGCGCACTACCTCCTCGAGCACGGCGTCCTCGAAACCAGCCTGCGCACTCTCGCCGAGGCGATCGGGTCGAGCCACCGCGTGCTGCTCTACTACTTCGGCTCTCGCGAGCGGCTCATCACCGACGCGCTCGACGAAGCGGCGCGGCTCTCCTCCGTGCGTGACGCGAGCCTGCTCGGCCCGAGCGGCACGGATGCCGACGTGGAGCGCGAACTCGTGCGGGTCTGGCGGCTCGTCTCGGCCGACGACCAGCTGCTGCTCATCCGGCTCTTCCTGCAGGTCGTCGCGCTCGCCCTGCACAACCCGGGGCCATACGAGGCCTTCATCGACGGCCTGCAGACGGAGTGGATCGGCTCGTACGCCGCGTATCTACGGCAGCACGGCGTCGCCTCTGCGGAGGCGGACGACCTGGCCGCCGAGATCGTCGGACTCCAGCGCGGCCTCCAGCTGGAGCGCGCGATCGGCGGCTCGTCGGTCATGCTCGACCGCGCGTTCGCGGCGGCCGCCGGCCGCTGGGCCGAACGAGTGGCGACGTTCGCCTAGCCCGAGGGTCAGCGGGCGAGGGTCAGCGGGCGAGGGTCAGCGGGCGAGGGTCCAGGCGCGGCGCTTCGCCAGAACGTGGCCGCGCTTCGTGGTGAGCCGCGTCCATGGTCCGGTCTCGAAGATCTGCACGTCTTCGTCGCCGGAGAGGAAGCCGAGACTGAGCGCGGCAAACCCCGCTCCGGCCGGAACGTGTTCGAGCCCGCGGATGGGCTGGCCCCATACCTCCGAACGGACGCGGTGGACGATCTGCTCGCCCGTTCCGGTGGGGATGGCGCCCGCAACGGCATCGATGCCCGCACGCGCCACCTCGTCGAGCATGCGGCTCGAGGTGCCGGGCAGGGGCGTCCAGCCGCCGCGCGGGGGCGAGATGGCCGCCCACGATACGGTGTGCACCTGCATCGGTAGCGTCACGGTGACGGGCGCCGCCGCATCCGAAACTTCGCTTTTCTTGTTGGCGATCCGCTGCAGCAGCGATCCGACGGGCACGACCGCGTCGAAGGTCTCCTTCTCGGGCAACGAGAACGTACGCAGCCCCAGCACCGTCGGGCTCTCGTCGAGCAGGCCCGACGGATAGAAGACCGCGACGTAGACCGCGAGCACACCGGACGCCGCGATGAGGCGCACCGAACCGTCCTCGACACGGCCGGCGCGACTCAGGTAGGTGCTGAGGTCGTCGAGTGCGAGGGAATCCTGGAGGGTGAATGCTTGGCTCATCTGCGTTCTAAACTACAGGGCATGAGCGACCCCGTGAGCGGCCTTCTGGCTGCACTCGACCTGACCGACACCGGCGCACGCACGAGCGAAGACATTTTCACCGGGCCCAGCCAACCGCAACCGATGGGCCGGGTGTTCGGCGGGCAGGTGCTCGCGCAGTCCCTCGTCGCGGCGATGCGCACTATTTCGGAAGACCGCTTCGTGCACTCGATGCACGGCTACTTCCTGCGCCCGGGTGACGCCGCGCAGCCCATCACGTTCTCGGTCGACCGCATCCACGACGGTCGCTCGTTCTCGACCAGGCGCACGCAGGCCTATCAGAACGGCCTCCCGATCCTGTCGATGATCGCCTCGTTCCAAGACCTGGACGACGGCCTCGACCACCAGGTGTCGATGCCGACCGGCCTTCCCGAGCCGGAGTCGCTGCCGAGCGCGGCCGAGACGCTCGAAGGAATCGACCATCCCGTTGCCGCCGACTGGGCGTACGGGCGCGCCTTCGACATGCGCCACGTGCCGTCGCCGATCTACTTCACCGTGGAGGGCGAGCAGGTTCCGCACCAGGCCGTCTGGCTCAAGGCGAAGAGCGCGCTTCCCGATGACGACAACCTGCACCGCGCGGCCCTCGCCTACGCGAGCGACTACTCGATCCTCGAGCCGATCATGCGCGGACACGGAGTGCCGTGGGCGCTACCCGGACTCAAGGCCGCGAGCCTCGACCACGCGATGTGGTTCCACCGGTTCGGCCGGGTCGACGACTGGTTGCTCTACGTGCAGGAGTCGCCGACCGCCGTGGGCGGCCGCGGCCTCTCGCTCGGTCGCATCTTCACCCGGGACGGCATACTTCTGGCCAGCGTTGCACAGGAGGGCATGGTGCGAGTACCGTCGCGATGACCGGGAGCACCATTCCCAGAGCGGGAATATCTAGACCGGTGTGTTGTTGATAACAATAGTCAACAAGAAAGCTGGTGGGCCATGCAGGTACGTAATTCGCTCAAGTCGCTCAAGAAGGCACCCGGATCGCAGGTTGTGCGCCGTCGCGGACGCACGTTCGTGATCAACAGCGCCAACCCGCGCATGAAGGCGCGTCAGGGTTAGACCCGTCGCAGCCGAAGTGCCCGCCACTTGACAGGACCCGCCGTTCACGAACGGCGGGCCCTCCGGCTTTTAACGCCACCGGTCATCCCGCGCTGTCCGCATCGCTGGACGTGGAAACCCCTCCGAGTTCGGCGAGCGAATCCGCGTCGAGCGCGGTTCCCGTGGTCACCGCCTCGATGAGGCGAAGTGTCGCCTGAGCGGCAGCCGTCGGACCGTGCGCACCGCGTGTGCCCGTGATTCCGGGCAAGGGGGCAATCATCAGACCCACGTCGACCATGGCGAAGTGAGCGACCCCGTCCAACTCGAGAACGGCACCCGTTCCGTTCGCGAGAAGGGAATCGAGCGCCGCGTCGTATTCGGGGTTCGGGTCCGCATCCCCCGCCACGACGGCGAGCACCGGCTGTCGAACCGGGGCCGCCCCGTCTGGCGAGCGGGGCATCCCGTCGATGTCGACGACTCCCGCGATCCGATCGTCGAGGCGCGCGGCTTCCAGAGCCGCAGCACCTCCCAACGAGTGCCCCGCCGCGATGATCTCCGTCGTGTCGGCGGACTTCAGTGCGGGCAGAGGAACCTGGTCGCTGCGGAGATGATCGATCACGGCGCGCATGTCGGCGGCACGAATCGACGTCCAGTGATCGGCGGAGGCCTGGTCGCGCGCATCGTCGCCGGTAGTCGTCAGTTCACTGAACGCCGATGTTCCATCGGCGAGCTCTGCGACCGGTGCGTCGTACGGATGGTCGAGTGCGATCACGACGACGCCGTTGCTGGCGAGCTCCTCCGCCCACGAGGTGAAGAACCAGCGGGTGCTATTGAGCCCGGGCGAGGCGATCACGACGGGAAACGAGCCGTCGGCGGGCTCGCCCTGCCAGGTCGCGTTACCTCGAGCCCGAACGAGGCTGTCGAACAGCACAGCCGGGACACCGTATTGCGCGGCGAGGGCCTCGGTCAGCTCGGAAGCGCGGTCACGCTCGGGAAGATAGGGGGCCGGCTCGCCCCCACCCGCCGCCGGGTACCAGATCGTCGCCGGCAGCGACCGGGTCTCGCCCGCCGCATCCCCGCCGCGCGCATCGCGGGAGTCGTCGGTCCAGACTTCCGAATCGATCCCGACGTCGTACACACCGGTCGGGGCTGCCACGTAGACGGGCGGCAACGCCCACGCACCCCCTGCGAGGCCGAGGCAGCCCAGCCCGACAGCGACGCCGGTCGCGACTGCGATGCGCGGCAGACGACCCGACCGCAACCACACCACGACGGCGGCGCCCACCAGCGCACTGCACCCCATCGCCAACAGGACCGGGCGCGCACCCTCGAGAACGAAACCGAGTATGAGCGTAGAGATGGCGGCGACACCGACGATCACTACCGGCACCGCACTGCGCCGACGGGTGACCGTGGCGACGACGATCGAAAGCAGAATGAGCGTTGCCGCGGCAACATCGATCCAAGGCACGAACGAACTCCTGAGAAAACCTATTGGAGTTCTGACTCTAGGATTCCCCGATCGCGGCGACATCGGCCGCGAGAGTCATATCGCGTCACTACAGCGGATGATCTCCGGCTAGGGGCGCTTGGCGAAGGCGACCGGCTCCTCGACGTACGGGGCCCACGCCTCGCGCTGCTCGTCCGTGATGCGCTGCGGGCGTCCGGTCGCCAGCTCCACCATCACCAGTGTGGTCGCGGCGCGCGTGTACAGCAGACGCGGCTCCTGATCCTCCGGCGAGTACACCTCGTAGCTGATCTCGAGGCTGGCACCGCCGAGGCGGCCGATCCACAGTTCCACGTCGAGCGGCTGGCGCATGTACGGGATCGGCAGCAGGTATTCGATCTCCTGCCGCGCGATCAACGCCACCACCTTCGCGCCCGGCCGCGCATCCAGAATCGCCATCGACGAACCGGGCGAACCGTCGTCGTTGATCCAGAACGCCTGGATGCGGGCCTCCTCCAACAGGCGGAACATCTCCGCGTTGTTGACGTGGGCGTAGGCGTCGAAATCGGACCAGCGCAGGCTGATCGGAACGTTGAGCCGCATGATCCGCGCGCTTTAGTCGCGCGACAGCTTGCGGTACACCGAGCTGTTGGGCTTGGCGGCGTCGGCGCCGAGGCGCTGGATCTTGTTCTCCTCGTACGACTCGAAGTTGCCCTCGAACCAGTACCAGTTAGACGGGTCCTCCGCGGTGCCCTCGTAGGCGAGGATGTGGGTCGCGATGCGGTCGAGGAACCACCTATCGTGAGTGATCACCACGGCGCAGCCGGGGAACTCGAGCAGCGCGTTCTCGAGCGAGCCCAGAGTTTCGACGTCGAGGTCGTTGGTCGGTTCGTCGAGCAGCAGCAGGTTGCCGCCCTGCTTGAGCGTCAGCGCGAGGTTGAGGCGGTTGCGCTCACCACCCGACAGCACGCCGGCCTTCTTCTGCTGGTCGGGACCCTTGAAACCGAACTGCGACACGTAGCCGCGCGAGGGGATCTCGGTCTTGCCCACCTGGATGAAGTCCTGGCCGTCGGAGACGACCTCCCAGAGGGTTTTGTTCGGGTCGATGCCGCCGCGGTTCTGGTCGACGTACGAGATGTCGACCGTCTCGCCGATCTTCAGGTCGCCGGAGTCGAGCGGCTCGAGGCCGACGATCGTCTTGAACAGCGTGGTCTTACCGACACCGTTCGGGCCGATGACGCCGACGATGCCGTTGCGCGGCAGCGTGAAGCTCAGACCGTCGATGAGCACGCGCTCGTCGAAGCTCTTCTTGAGGTTCTTCGCGTCGATCACCTGCGCGCCGAGGCGCGGGCCGACCGGGATCACGAGCTCTTCGAAGTCGAGCTTTCTCGTCTTCTCCGCCTCGTTGGCCATCTCCTCGTACCGGGCCAAGCGCGCCTTCGACTTGACCTGGCGCCCCTTAGCGTTGCTGCGCACCCACTCGAGTTCGCTCGACAGGCGCTTCGCGAGCTTGGCGTCCTTCTTGCCCTGGACGGTGAGGCGTTCCTGCTTCTTCTCGAGGTAGGTCGAGTAGTTGCCCTCGTAGGGGTAGAGCTTGCCGCGGTCGACCTCGGCGATCCACTCGGCGACGTGGTCGAGGAAGTACCTATCGTGGGTCACGGCGAGCACGGCGCCCGGGTACTTGGCGAGGTGCTGCTCGAGCCAGAGCACGCTCTCGGCGTCGAGGTGGTTGGTCGGTTCGTCGAGCAGCAACAGGTCGGGCTTCTGCAGCAGCAGCTTGGTGAGCGCGACGCGGCGCTTCTCACCACCGGACAGGCTGTCGACCGGGTAGTCGCCCGGCGGGGTGCGCAGCGCCGCCATGGCCTGCTCGAGCTGAGAGTCGAGGTCCCAGGCGTCTGCGGCGTCGATCTCTTCCTGCAGCGTGCCCATTTCGGCGAGCAGTGCGTCGAAGTCGGCGTCGGGCTCGGCCATTTCGAGGCCGATGGCGGCGTGACGGTCGACCTTGGCCTTGATGTCGCCGACTCCCTCCTGCACGTTCTCGAGCACGGTCTTCGTCTCGTCGAGCTCGGGCTCCTGCATGAGGATGCCGACGGTGTAGCCGGGGCTGAGCCGCGCCTCGCCGTTGCTCGGGGTGTCGAGGCCCGCCATGATCTTCAGGATTGTGGACTTACCGGCTCCGTTGGGGCCGACGATGCCGATCTTGGCACCGGGGAAGAACGACATGGTCACGTCATCGAGGATCAGCTTGTCGCCGACCGCTTTGCGGGCGCGCACCATCGTGTAAATAAATTCGGCCATGCGACCAGTCTACGGAACGACGCAGCGGGCACGACCGCGCGCGCCGGTCAGAAATCGATCGAGCGCGTCTTTCCGACCAGGCACTTGCCCGTACCCAGCAGCGGTGCCGCGAGCGCGTTGTAGCCGGCCGCGCCGGTCTGGCCGATCAGGCAGGTTCCGTTCGCCCGCACCGAGAACTGGATCGTTTCGGCCGCCTCCGTGCCGACCGTGGCGTCGGGGGTGACCTCCATGTCGGCCTTCGCGAAACCGGCGGCGACCAGATTCTCGACGAGCTGCTGGCCGTTCGGAGTCGGCACCGTCTCGAGCAGCCGACGGTTGACGAAGTCGAAGTAGGGCAGGTTCGCCTCGGCGTCGCCGGCCGGAAGCAGGACCGGGTCGGGCTCCGGCGTCGGCGTCGGGCTCGCCGACGCGCTGGACGTCGGCCTGCTGGTCGGTTCGTCGATCGGCGGCGCGGTGCAGGCGGAGAGCGCCAGCCCCAGTAGCACGCCCGTGAGCGAAACACCGGCGACAATATCCGCGCGG is a window of Conyzicola nivalis DNA encoding:
- the ettA gene encoding energy-dependent translational throttle protein EttA, whose product is MAEFIYTMVRARKAVGDKLILDDVTMSFFPGAKIGIVGPNGAGKSTILKIMAGLDTPSNGEARLSPGYTVGILMQEPELDETKTVLENVQEGVGDIKAKVDRHAAIGLEMAEPDADFDALLAEMGTLQEEIDAADAWDLDSQLEQAMAALRTPPGDYPVDSLSGGEKRRVALTKLLLQKPDLLLLDEPTNHLDAESVLWLEQHLAKYPGAVLAVTHDRYFLDHVAEWIAEVDRGKLYPYEGNYSTYLEKKQERLTVQGKKDAKLAKRLSSELEWVRSNAKGRQVKSKARLARYEEMANEAEKTRKLDFEELVIPVGPRLGAQVIDAKNLKKSFDERVLIDGLSFTLPRNGIVGVIGPNGVGKTTLFKTIVGLEPLDSGDLKIGETVDISYVDQNRGGIDPNKTLWEVVSDGQDFIQVGKTEIPSRGYVSQFGFKGPDQQKKAGVLSGGERNRLNLALTLKQGGNLLLLDEPTNDLDVETLGSLENALLEFPGCAVVITHDRWFLDRIATHILAYEGTAEDPSNWYWFEGNFESYEENKIQRLGADAAKPNSSVYRKLSRD
- a CDS encoding DUF6993 domain-containing protein: MAGLNVGRRGARRADIVAGVSLTGVLLGLALSACTAPPIDEPTSRPTSSASASPTPTPEPDPVLLPAGDAEANLPYFDFVNRRLLETVPTPNGQQLVENLVAAGFAKADMEVTPDATVGTEAAETIQFSVRANGTCLIGQTGAAGYNALAAPLLGTGKCLVGKTRSIDF